A single Sylvia atricapilla isolate bSylAtr1 chromosome 11, bSylAtr1.pri, whole genome shotgun sequence DNA region contains:
- the BICD2 gene encoding protein bicaudal D homolog 2 isoform X1 has protein sequence MSLAMEEEEYARLVMESEPEWLRSEIKRLFQELGETTREKIQAAEYGLAVLEEKQQLKQQYEELELEYETIRTEMEQLKEAFGQAHTNHKKVAADGESREETLIQESATKEEYYMKKVMELQTELKQIRNVLANTQSENERLNSVAQELKEVNQNVDIQRARLRDDIKEYKFREARLLQDYTELEEENICLQKQVSVLKQSQVEFEGLKHEIKRLEEETEFLNSQLEDAIRLKEISERQLEEALETLKTEREQKNNLRKELSHYMNINDSMYNSHLNISLDGLKFSDEATEPNNDEIMNGFEQNCLSKLSNGKNSTSTPKKNESFPPAPSLVSDLLSELNISEIQKLKQQLVQMEREKVNLLTTLQESQKQLENTRGALSEQHEKIGRLTENLNAMKKLQASKERQSALDNEKDRDSHEDGDYYEVDINGPEILECKYKVAVAEITDLKEELKNLKAKYEECESKYEEEKSRYETESQALTEKITSLEKSSRHDREQMARLEKELKKVSDVAGETQGSLSVAQDELVTFSEELANLYHHVCMCNNETPNRVMLDYYKEGKGGRSSPEAKGRRSPILLSKGLLTIEVGKAENGSGDSSPSPVSSLPSPVSDPRKEPMNIYNLIAIIRDQIKHLQAAVDRTTELSRQRVATQELGPVVDKDKEALMEEILKLKSLLSTKREQIATLRTVLKANKQTAEVALANLKSKYENEKAMVTETMMKLRNELKALKEDAATFSSLRAMFATRCDEYVTQLDEMQRQLAAAEDEKKTLNSLLRMAIQQKLALTQRLEHLELDHEQSKRVRTKSASKAKGSNPSVSHVRSCGDRSEGSVLNNQVFCSEKYKIYCD, from the exons GCGTTTGGACAGGCCCATACCAACCACAAGAAGGTGGCAGCAgatggagagagcagagaggaaaccTTGATTCAAGAATCAGCTACCAAAGAAGAATACTACATGAAGAAGGTTATGGAGTTGCAGACAGAATTGAAGCAGATTAGAAATGTCCTTGCCAACACACAGTCTGAAAACGAACGCCTTAATTCTGTTGcccaggagctgaaggag gtCAACCAGAATGTGGACATCCAAAGGGCCCGCCTGCGAGATGATATTAAGGAATATAAATTCCGAGAAGCACGTTTGCTGCAGGACTATACTGAACTTGAAGAGGAAAACATCTGTCTTCAGAAACAAGTGTCTGTCCTGAAACAAAGTCAG GTGGAGTTTGAAGGCTTGAAACATGAAATCAAAAGGCTGGAAGAGGAAACCGAGTTCCTCAATAGCCAGCTGGAAGATGCCATCCGACTGAAGGAGATCTCTGAGCGCCAGCTTGAGGAGGCCTTGGAGACACTGAAGACAGAGAGGGAGCAGAAGAACAACCTTCGGAAGGAGCTGTCTCACTACATGAACATCAACGATTCCATGTACAACAGCCACTTAAACATCTCTTTGGATGGGCTGAAGTTCAGCGATGAAGCCACAGAGCCCAATAATGATGAAATCATGAATGGATTTGAACAAAACTGCCTCAGCAAACTCAGCAATGGCAAGAACAGTACTTCAACAcctaagaaaaatgaaagcttccctccagccccaaGTCTCGTTTCGGATCTTCTGAGTGAattaaacatttctgaaatcCAGAAGCTGAAACAGCAGCTTGTGCAG atggaaagagaaaaggttaACTTGTTAACAACACTGCAGGAATctcaaaagcagctggaaaatacACGGGGGGCCCTCTCAGAGCAGCATGAGAAAATTGGCCGGCTCACTGAAAATCTGAACGCCATGAAGAAGCTCCAGGCCAGTAAGGAGCGTCAGTCTGCCCTTGACAACGAGAAGGACCGAGATAGCCATGAGGATGGAGACTATTATGAAGTTGACATCAATGGGCCAGAGATCCTGGAGTGTAAGTACAAAGTGGCTGTGGCAGAGATTACTGACCTGAAAGAAGAGCTCAAAAATTTGAAGGCAAAATACGAAGAATGTGAGTCTAAGTATGAGGAAGAGAAGAGTAGATATGAGACTGAGAGCCAAGCTCTCACTGAAAAGATCACCTCACTGGAAAAGTCCAGTCGGCATGATAGAGAACAGatggccaggctggagaaggagctgaagAAAGTCAGTGATGTTGCTGGAGAAACACAGGGCAGCCTCAGCGTGGCCCAAGATGAACTGGTCACCTTCAGTGAAGAGCTGGCCAATTTATACCACCATGTGTGCATGTGCAACAATGAAACTCCAAATAGAGTGATGCTGGACTACTACAAGGAAGGCAAAGGTGGACGCAGTAGTCCAGAGGCCAAGGGAAGAAGATCTCCCATTCTTCTTTCTAAAGGGCTGTTAACTATTGAggtgggaaaggcagagaaTGGAAGTGGTGACAGCAGCCCATCCCCGGTGTCATCTCTGCCATCCCCCGTGTCAGATCCTCGGAAGGAACCGATGAACATTTACAACTTGATTGCCATAATTCGGGATCAGATCAAACACCTGCAAGCTGCTGTGGACAGGACAACTGAGCTGTCCAGGCAGCGTGTTGCTACTCAAGAACTTGGGCCCGTGGTGGACAAAGACAAGGAGGCTCTCATGGAAGAAATCCTGAAGCTGAAGTCCTTGCTGAGTACCAAGAGAGAGCAGATCGCAACTCTAAGAACTGTGCTGAAAGCCAACAAACAG ACTGCAGAAGTAGCCCTTGCCAACTTAAAAAGCAAGTATGAGAATGAGAAAGCGATGGTTACGGAGACTATGATGAAGCTGCGAAACGAGCTGAAGGCTTTGAAAGAAGATGCTGCCACCTTCTCTTCCCTGAGAGCCATGTTTGCTACAAG ATGTGATGAATATGTCACACAGCTGGATGAGATGCAGCGGCAACTCGCAGCCGCCGAAGATGAGAAGAAGACTCTGAACTCCTTGCTTCGGATGGCTATCCAACAGAAACTGGCCTTGACCCAGCGCCTGGAACATTTGGAACTGGACCACGAGCAGTCCAAAAGGGTGCGCACAAAGTCTGCCTCCAAAGCCAAGGGCAGTAACCCCAGTGTAAGTCACGTTCGGTCCTGTGGAGACAGGTCTGAAGGATCTGTCTTGAACAACCAGGTGTTTTGTAgtgagaaatacaaaatttattgTGACTAG
- the BICD2 gene encoding protein bicaudal D homolog 2 isoform X2, giving the protein MSLAMEEEEYARLVMESEPEWLRSEIKRLFQELGETTREKIQAAEYGLAVLEEKQQLKQQYEELELEYETIRTEMEQLKEAFGQAHTNHKKVAADGESREETLIQESATKEEYYMKKVMELQTELKQIRNVLANTQSENERLNSVAQELKEVNQNVDIQRARLRDDIKEYKFREARLLQDYTELEEENICLQKQVSVLKQSQVEFEGLKHEIKRLEEETEFLNSQLEDAIRLKEISERQLEEALETLKTEREQKNNLRKELSHYMNINDSMYNSHLNISLDGLKFSDEATEPNNDEIMNGFEQNCLSKLSNGKNSTSTPKKNESFPPAPSLVSDLLSELNISEIQKLKQQLVQMEREKVNLLTTLQESQKQLENTRGALSEQHEKIGRLTENLNAMKKLQASKERQSALDNEKDRDSHEDGDYYEVDINGPEILECKYKVAVAEITDLKEELKNLKAKYEECESKYEEEKSRYETESQALTEKITSLEKSSRHDREQMARLEKELKKVSDVAGETQGSLSVAQDELVTFSEELANLYHHVCMCNNETPNRVMLDYYKEGKGGRSSPEAKGRRSPILLSKGLLTIEVGKAENGSGDSSPSPVSSLPSPVSDPRKEPMNIYNLIAIIRDQIKHLQAAVDRTTELSRQRVATQELGPVVDKDKEALMEEILKLKSLLSTKREQIATLRTVLKANKQTAEVALANLKSKYENEKAMVTETMMKLRNELKALKEDAATFSSLRAMFATRCDEYVTQLDEMQRQLAAAEDEKKTLNSLLRMAIQQKLALTQRLEHLELDHEQSKRVRTKSASKAKGSNPSL; this is encoded by the exons GCGTTTGGACAGGCCCATACCAACCACAAGAAGGTGGCAGCAgatggagagagcagagaggaaaccTTGATTCAAGAATCAGCTACCAAAGAAGAATACTACATGAAGAAGGTTATGGAGTTGCAGACAGAATTGAAGCAGATTAGAAATGTCCTTGCCAACACACAGTCTGAAAACGAACGCCTTAATTCTGTTGcccaggagctgaaggag gtCAACCAGAATGTGGACATCCAAAGGGCCCGCCTGCGAGATGATATTAAGGAATATAAATTCCGAGAAGCACGTTTGCTGCAGGACTATACTGAACTTGAAGAGGAAAACATCTGTCTTCAGAAACAAGTGTCTGTCCTGAAACAAAGTCAG GTGGAGTTTGAAGGCTTGAAACATGAAATCAAAAGGCTGGAAGAGGAAACCGAGTTCCTCAATAGCCAGCTGGAAGATGCCATCCGACTGAAGGAGATCTCTGAGCGCCAGCTTGAGGAGGCCTTGGAGACACTGAAGACAGAGAGGGAGCAGAAGAACAACCTTCGGAAGGAGCTGTCTCACTACATGAACATCAACGATTCCATGTACAACAGCCACTTAAACATCTCTTTGGATGGGCTGAAGTTCAGCGATGAAGCCACAGAGCCCAATAATGATGAAATCATGAATGGATTTGAACAAAACTGCCTCAGCAAACTCAGCAATGGCAAGAACAGTACTTCAACAcctaagaaaaatgaaagcttccctccagccccaaGTCTCGTTTCGGATCTTCTGAGTGAattaaacatttctgaaatcCAGAAGCTGAAACAGCAGCTTGTGCAG atggaaagagaaaaggttaACTTGTTAACAACACTGCAGGAATctcaaaagcagctggaaaatacACGGGGGGCCCTCTCAGAGCAGCATGAGAAAATTGGCCGGCTCACTGAAAATCTGAACGCCATGAAGAAGCTCCAGGCCAGTAAGGAGCGTCAGTCTGCCCTTGACAACGAGAAGGACCGAGATAGCCATGAGGATGGAGACTATTATGAAGTTGACATCAATGGGCCAGAGATCCTGGAGTGTAAGTACAAAGTGGCTGTGGCAGAGATTACTGACCTGAAAGAAGAGCTCAAAAATTTGAAGGCAAAATACGAAGAATGTGAGTCTAAGTATGAGGAAGAGAAGAGTAGATATGAGACTGAGAGCCAAGCTCTCACTGAAAAGATCACCTCACTGGAAAAGTCCAGTCGGCATGATAGAGAACAGatggccaggctggagaaggagctgaagAAAGTCAGTGATGTTGCTGGAGAAACACAGGGCAGCCTCAGCGTGGCCCAAGATGAACTGGTCACCTTCAGTGAAGAGCTGGCCAATTTATACCACCATGTGTGCATGTGCAACAATGAAACTCCAAATAGAGTGATGCTGGACTACTACAAGGAAGGCAAAGGTGGACGCAGTAGTCCAGAGGCCAAGGGAAGAAGATCTCCCATTCTTCTTTCTAAAGGGCTGTTAACTATTGAggtgggaaaggcagagaaTGGAAGTGGTGACAGCAGCCCATCCCCGGTGTCATCTCTGCCATCCCCCGTGTCAGATCCTCGGAAGGAACCGATGAACATTTACAACTTGATTGCCATAATTCGGGATCAGATCAAACACCTGCAAGCTGCTGTGGACAGGACAACTGAGCTGTCCAGGCAGCGTGTTGCTACTCAAGAACTTGGGCCCGTGGTGGACAAAGACAAGGAGGCTCTCATGGAAGAAATCCTGAAGCTGAAGTCCTTGCTGAGTACCAAGAGAGAGCAGATCGCAACTCTAAGAACTGTGCTGAAAGCCAACAAACAG ACTGCAGAAGTAGCCCTTGCCAACTTAAAAAGCAAGTATGAGAATGAGAAAGCGATGGTTACGGAGACTATGATGAAGCTGCGAAACGAGCTGAAGGCTTTGAAAGAAGATGCTGCCACCTTCTCTTCCCTGAGAGCCATGTTTGCTACAAG ATGTGATGAATATGTCACACAGCTGGATGAGATGCAGCGGCAACTCGCAGCCGCCGAAGATGAGAAGAAGACTCTGAACTCCTTGCTTCGGATGGCTATCCAACAGAAACTGGCCTTGACCCAGCGCCTGGAACATTTGGAACTGGACCACGAGCAGTCCAAAAGGGTGCGCACAAAGTCTGCCTCCAAAGCCAAGGGCAGTAACCCCAGT